The window GAACAATAAACGGGCTAGCTACATTTATTATTGTCTGTCACACATTATTGCGATTAGTGATATTGCTGCCTTATAAAATACTAGGTTTTAtgaatgtttaaattttaaaccatTTCTTCATGTAACAGATAACTCCATGCATACAGCATAATGTCAAGTATATAAAACGTTCAGAAAACAAATTATCACATAAGCAAAAGTATgtcaaaaacaatataaaacaaaaaaagtcccGTGCTTTAATCGcctatttaaagaaaaaaaaaacgttattccatattttttttaaatagaatagattATTGTATATAAGCATCATTACCTTCTCCTTCGATGTTTTGCATTAGTCATACTTTTCGGTAATTAACCGGAGTTTCAGATTCTAACATGATTAACTTTGATGAcgtcaacaaaaagaaaaagaaaaaaatccaatcgAAGGCTTTAGGTCCCAAATTTGATGACATAGAGGGGAAGCTAcctttttttctataaaattaatCATGTTAGAATAGATTATTGTTAGAATCTATTTTATAGAATAAATCTTAgcaaaaatctatttattttctataaaattaaacatttttcaaTAGACTTACTTagataaacctttaaaaaaagAGCTTAActactaaagaaaaaagaaaaaaaaaattgggtccTGAAGTCTTCGCTTGGACAGCTTTCTCATATGAATTAACTttaaaatccaagaaaaataaattttcttttataaatcctACATTATCTATCCAATATATAAATCCTAATATCACAAAATTTTAGTAGTAATtaattaaagtatataatttatGAACAAGCCCTTAGgcatataattaaaagtttttccACTATGttagaaacactaaaaaataaattcataatGAGAAAAGGATTGCAAAAAGTTGAACTGAATTCCAAAAAGGAACACTACATTACGATTCAtctagagaaaaaggaaataaactaaacaaaatcctaaaaggACTATGATAGAATAGAAGCTcgtaattttatataaataggACACATATACGTGACTTCTTTTTATCACCAACACATTCTCAGAGTTCAGATATCTCATCATATATTCTACATCTTCTTCCTATCCATACGATTCGAATCATGGCCACAAAGATGATCTTTGGTTTCGTGCTTgtgatcatgtttctcttgGGTTCCAGCTCCGCTAAAACCTACAAAGTCGGAGGTTCCAATTATGGCTGGACGGTAAAGGACGACTCTTGGACTGAACATAAGGAATTCCACGTTGGAGATTCACTAGTTTTCGAATACGATCAGAACGTCAACGACGTCACTCAAGTATCCAACGCTTTAGAGTATGATTcatgtgattcttcttctcctaaagtTGTTTACAACACAGGACACGACGTCGTAACCTTCACGGAACCAGGACATCACTATTTCATCACCTCAAATCATAATCAATGCTTCTGGGGAATGAAACTCGATGTTCTTGTCGTCCATGACTCGTCACGTCCGACTCCTCTACCAACGCCACCACCATCTAGGAAGATCCATGGCCCATCAGGTCCGATtccttcaccaccaccaccgaggGAGATCCATGATGAGCCGTCACATCCGGTTCCTCCACTACCACCACCGACGAGTATCCATGAGCCGTCACGTCCGAATCCTTCACCACCACCGAGCAAGATACTTCCTTCTGGAAGGATTTACGAAGTCGGTGACACAAGCGGATGGAGCGTATATAACAGTTTCTACTATTCCAAGTGGAGTGAAGATAAACAATTTCGTGTTGGAGATACTCTCTTATTCGAATACAACAAGCACATCAACGACGTTAGGGAAATCAGCGGTGAACTTGAGTTCGAATCCTGCAAACCAACTTCAACTGTAGCCGTGTACAAGACGGGGCACGATCTCGTTAAGCTCACGAAGCCAGGTGTGCATTATTTTGTAAGCTTAAAGACCAGTCTCTGTCAAGCTGGGATTAAACTTCGTGTCACGGTGCAACCATCAACCGAAGACGTTACGTTGCCGAGTGTtcccaagaagaagatgaagtcgTCACCTATTGGCTTCTTCAACAGGTGGTGGTTACGCGTTTTTAGACCTCATCACTAATTAAGTAGTCAACCATTATGATTACATTAGTGttattgagagttttttttttttagctttttggttttctttttttttagttgtttgttTAGTGGCTGGAATACATTGtttcattttagattttgtcatatgttttttctttaacttttcaACGTTTCTATTTACTTTTTGATCATGAGAATATGGCCATAAATTCATAAACATGAACACGTCGCATATGACATGTGACATGctaatttcaaaaagaaaaaaaaaaaagacatgtgaCATGCTCACATGCCCATGTGTTAGATTCTGAACAGAAACTGAAACCCTAGTATAAACAATAGCTAGAACGAGAACTATCGTCTTGAAATTTAAccccaaagtaaaaaaaaaattagtgaagaACCTGTAGTTTACTTGTCAGCCAAGTAAGTGCCCTTCGAATACCATTAAGCAGACAAAGAGAACGTGAaagttgtccaaaaaaaaaaaagagaacgtGAAGTTAGAAATTAGAATAGTTCTTGACGTTTCACTTACACACCCTAAAAGTGAGTGTTTTAGACGTCTCTACGGAACTGTATATGCCTGACATGTTTTGATATTAGCCAATATTCCAAACTTGCCCGGCCGTGTTTAGCTAATATGACACTATGAAAACTTTCTCAAATTCTGTCAAAACAACAAATACTGAAGTGGAACTTAGATATAATGTCCAAACTTTcccgttttaaaaaaaaagtagcataAGTTATAATTGATCTCAAACCACGaaagaatatatatagtgaGTGCTTACAAGCACATGCATGCTTTACGGAAGTCGGAACTTAGATCCTTTACGAACCATAGCTTAATATATATCAATTGTAGATAGTGCTATGAACATGGAGGCGGATCTACGTGAgaatctttttcaaaatttaccCAGTAAAAATGTCCAAATGGTATCTTTATTTCAGTTagttaatgaaaattttatgttaCTTCAAGCCACCAGTTCGAGTCCGTGTACATGCTTATTATTTAGCAATATGCTTAACGTCTTAGATTAGCCACTTCACTTTAGCATGttccttttta is drawn from Camelina sativa cultivar DH55 chromosome 8, Cs, whole genome shotgun sequence and contains these coding sequences:
- the LOC104707334 gene encoding uncharacterized protein LOC104707334, which codes for MATKMIFGFVLVIMFLLGSSSAKTYKVGGSNYGWTVKDDSWTEHKEFHVGDSLVFEYDQNVNDVTQVSNALEYDSCDSSSPKVVYNTGHDVVTFTEPGHHYFITSNHNQCFWGMKLDVLVVHDSSRPTPLPTPPPSRKIHGPSGPIPSPPPPREIHDEPSHPVPPLPPPTSIHEPSRPNPSPPPSKILPSGRIYEVGDTSGWSVYNSFYYSKWSEDKQFRVGDTLLFEYNKHINDVREISGELEFESCKPTSTVAVYKTGHDLVKLTKPGVHYFVSLKTSLCQAGIKLRVTVQPSTEDVTLPSVPKKKMKSSPIGFFNRWWLRVFRPHH